The Anabaena sp. WA102 genome contains a region encoding:
- the ffh gene encoding signal recognition particle protein encodes MFDALSDRLESAWKKLRGQDKISQSNIQDALREVRRALLEADVNLQVVKDFISEVETKAQGAEVIAGVRPDQQFIKIVHDELVQVMGEENVPLAEVTGKTTVVLMAGLQGTGKTTATAKLALHLRKQDRSCLLVATDIYRPAAIDQLITLGKQIDVPVFELGIEADPVEIARQGVERARTEGINTVIIDTAGRLQIDEDMMAELARIKEIVQPDETLLVVDAMTGQEAANLTRTFHDKIGITGAILTKMDGDSRGGAALSVRQISGAPIKFVGVGEKVEALQPFYPDRMASRILGMGDVLTLVEKAQEEIDLADAEQMQEKILSAKFDFTDFLKQMRLLKNMGSLGGIMKMIPGMNKLSDDQLKHGETQLKRCEAMINSMTGKERRDPDLLSSSPSRRRRIASGSGYREADVSKLVADFQKMRSLMQQMGQGGIPGMPGMFGGGNPLAAGGNRPSAGWRGYPGGAPPAKKKKEKKKKGFGTL; translated from the coding sequence ATGTTTGATGCACTATCTGACCGTTTAGAATCCGCCTGGAAAAAACTGCGAGGACAGGATAAAATCTCCCAATCCAATATACAAGACGCTTTACGGGAAGTGCGTCGGGCTTTGTTGGAAGCAGATGTTAATCTCCAGGTAGTCAAAGATTTTATTAGCGAAGTTGAAACCAAGGCACAAGGGGCTGAAGTTATCGCTGGTGTACGTCCTGACCAACAATTCATCAAAATTGTTCATGATGAATTAGTGCAGGTGATGGGGGAAGAAAATGTTCCCCTGGCAGAAGTTACAGGTAAAACCACCGTTGTCTTAATGGCTGGTTTACAAGGTACAGGTAAAACCACAGCCACCGCTAAATTAGCCTTGCATTTACGAAAACAAGATCGTAGTTGTTTATTAGTGGCTACAGATATATATCGTCCCGCAGCTATTGACCAGTTAATTACTCTTGGTAAGCAAATTGATGTCCCAGTATTTGAACTGGGAATTGAAGCAGACCCCGTAGAAATAGCCCGTCAAGGTGTGGAACGTGCCAGAACCGAAGGCATAAATACAGTAATTATTGATACTGCCGGACGCTTACAAATTGACGAAGATATGATGGCGGAATTAGCCCGCATCAAAGAAATAGTCCAGCCCGATGAAACCCTGTTAGTTGTGGATGCAATGACCGGGCAAGAGGCGGCAAATCTCACGCGCACCTTCCATGATAAAATCGGTATTACTGGGGCAATCCTGACCAAAATGGATGGGGATAGCCGAGGTGGCGCGGCGTTATCTGTGCGGCAAATTTCCGGTGCGCCGATTAAATTTGTGGGTGTAGGGGAAAAAGTCGAGGCTCTACAACCGTTTTATCCTGACCGGATGGCTTCGCGGATTTTGGGCATGGGGGATGTTCTCACCTTAGTTGAAAAAGCCCAAGAAGAGATAGATTTGGCAGATGCGGAGCAAATGCAGGAGAAAATCCTGTCAGCGAAATTTGATTTTACTGACTTTCTCAAGCAAATGCGGTTGTTGAAAAACATGGGTTCTTTGGGCGGAATTATGAAGATGATTCCGGGCATGAACAAGCTTTCTGATGACCAGTTAAAGCATGGAGAAACCCAGCTAAAACGCTGTGAAGCCATGATTAATTCCATGACGGGTAAAGAACGCCGTGACCCAGATTTATTATCGAGTTCTCCCAGTCGTCGCCGCCGCATAGCTTCTGGTTCTGGGTACAGAGAAGCGGATGTAAGCAAACTGGTAGCGGACTTCCAAAAAATGCGATCGCTCATGCAGCAAATGGGACAAGGTGGTATACCAGGAATGCCAGGAATGTTTGGTGGTGGTAATCCCTTAGCCGCAGGTGGTAATCGCCCCTCAGCCGGCTGGCGTGGCTACCCCGGTGGCGCACCACCAGCGAAGAAAAAGAAAGAGAAAAAGAAAAAAGGTTTTGGGACTCTTTAG
- the rpsP gene encoding 30S ribosomal protein S16, whose product MIKLRLKRFGKKREASYRIVAINNLARRDGRPLEELGFYNPRTDEVKLDIPGIVKRLQQGAQPTDTVRRILVKANVFEQVSATAAS is encoded by the coding sequence ATGATCAAATTGCGTTTAAAAAGATTTGGCAAAAAGCGCGAAGCAAGTTACCGGATTGTTGCTATTAACAATCTTGCCCGTCGTGACGGTCGCCCCCTAGAAGAACTAGGATTTTATAACCCCAGAACTGATGAAGTAAAATTAGATATTCCTGGTATTGTTAAGCGACTGCAACAAGGCGCTCAACCTACCGATACAGTTCGTCGTATCCTCGTAAAAGCTAACGTTTTTGAACAGGTCAGTGCAACAGCCGCATCATAG
- a CDS encoding Uma2 family endonuclease, producing MTYTPVKPLTFEQFLIEYGDNTRYELIDGELRDMEPTGPHEEVAGNIAGRIYTEIIHNKLNWLIPKNCLIKPFAAEATALRPDVIVLDKAKLNQEPLWQKEPIICHGNTIKLVAEVVSTNWQDDYARKIEEYAFLEIPEYWIVDFRALGGIQFIGNPKQPTLTIGQLINGVYQQEKYRLGDSIVSPLFPDLKLKLDDIMP from the coding sequence ATGACCTATACCCCAGTAAAACCACTCACCTTTGAGCAATTTTTAATTGAATATGGGGACAATACCCGCTATGAACTAATTGACGGAGAACTCAGAGATATGGAACCAACAGGACCCCATGAAGAAGTTGCTGGAAATATTGCCGGGAGAATTTATACAGAGATTATTCATAATAAATTAAACTGGTTGATTCCTAAAAATTGCTTAATTAAACCCTTCGCTGCTGAAGCTACAGCACTTCGTCCAGATGTAATTGTCTTAGACAAAGCAAAACTTAATCAAGAACCACTTTGGCAAAAAGAACCAATAATTTGTCATGGAAATACTATTAAATTAGTTGCTGAAGTTGTGAGTACAAATTGGCAAGATGATTATGCCAGAAAAATAGAAGAATATGCTTTTTTAGAAATACCAGAATATTGGATTGTAGACTTTCGGGCATTAGGTGGAATCCAATTTATTGGTAATCCTAAACAACCTACATTAACAATTGGTCAATTAATTAATGGTGTCTATCAACAAGAAAAATATCGTTTAGGAGATAGTATAGTTTCTCCTCTATTTCCAGATTTGAAACTTAAATTAGATGACATAATGCCATAG
- a CDS encoding DUF433 domain-containing protein, which yields MLTLNYPHIVKNDHQSARLQRLPRIRVAQIVMDYLAYGWSVEEMCRQHPYLTYSEAHATMGYYFDHQEEIDQEIKQEWEQVQESIKESVPSPFYSRMKAKGLL from the coding sequence ATGTTAACCCTCAATTACCCACATATCGTTAAAAACGATCATCAGTCAGCAAGACTACAGCGTTTACCGAGAATTAGAGTAGCGCAAATTGTCATGGATTATCTGGCTTATGGTTGGTCAGTAGAGGAAATGTGCCGTCAACATCCTTATTTAACATATAGTGAAGCTCATGCTACTATGGGTTATTACTTCGACCACCAAGAAGAGATTGACCAAGAAATTAAACAAGAATGGGAACAAGTACAGGAAAGTATTAAGGAATCAGTACCATCCCCTTTTTACAGCAGAATGAAAGCGAAAGGACTGTTGTAA
- a CDS encoding molecular chaperone DnaJ, producing the protein MRTLAPEEEELEKKKTELTGLETELAQRELDLTTLQAELHAFEREYFRVIGIRYTELDRIEDQIAEYMASLEAVKAFKQSQSLKQLYRDVAKCIHPDLATDEKERLRRQELMAQVNQAYENGDEEKIREILQSWENSPESIRGEGVAAELVRTIRKIAQGKQRLNTIFMEIDLLEKTELYQLKSSVNMAEKSGRNLLSEMANQLDEQILIAQHKLDELKTQLGLYK; encoded by the coding sequence ATGCGTACACTTGCCCCCGAAGAAGAGGAACTAGAAAAGAAGAAGACGGAGTTAACTGGACTCGAAACAGAATTAGCACAGCGTGAGTTAGATTTAACTACCCTCCAAGCTGAGTTACACGCCTTTGAACGAGAATATTTTCGAGTGATTGGTATCCGTTATACTGAACTGGATCGCATTGAGGATCAAATTGCCGAATATATGGCATCTTTAGAAGCAGTAAAGGCTTTTAAACAGTCTCAAAGTCTTAAACAATTGTATCGAGATGTGGCGAAATGTATTCACCCAGACTTAGCAACAGATGAAAAGGAACGGTTACGCCGACAAGAATTAATGGCTCAAGTGAATCAAGCTTATGAAAATGGAGATGAGGAAAAAATCAGAGAAATTTTACAATCTTGGGAAAATAGTCCTGAATCTATCAGAGGTGAGGGAGTTGCGGCTGAATTGGTTCGTACAATTCGTAAAATTGCTCAAGGTAAACAACGTTTAAATACAATTTTCATGGAAATTGATTTATTAGAGAAAACTGAATTATATCAGTTGAAATCATCTGTTAACATGGCTGAAAAGTCAGGACGCAATTTATTATCAGAAATGGCTAATCAGTTAGATGAACAGATTTTGATTGCCCAACATAAGTTAGATGAATTAAAAACTCAATTAGGATTATATAAATGA
- a CDS encoding lipase family protein, translating to MKTSTDRQRTLEMACISQLAYVAYKQGNDIVSDILKTGTPSFLQPYQTIEFISAPRPLSDTDELVCCGLLLSTENDIVIAIRGTERLDDYFFNLLAFPNSEAIHSGFNLYVKSFWQQLQDFIQREENANKNIFVTGHSLGGAAATLITKRISESELKPIAPYTLETYTFGAPPVSTIELILDTPIYRFRNMGDFIPDLPKIITVLLNKIPGIKQVIINWKPELLKTLADYSHVGNEYCLNKKYELIEQTEANLPNLKLILQISSLLASQLKSPSQADVNKFRLLINTLIKTSLEEHHAIKYIERINFGKLPSYISNLHDDEE from the coding sequence ATGAAAACATCCACCGACAGACAACGCACCCTAGAAATGGCTTGTATTTCTCAACTCGCTTACGTCGCCTATAAACAAGGAAATGATATAGTTAGCGATATCCTAAAAACAGGTACTCCATCCTTTTTACAACCATATCAAACCATAGAATTTATCTCAGCACCACGTCCTTTAAGTGATACCGATGAATTAGTTTGTTGTGGTTTACTCCTATCCACAGAAAATGATATTGTCATTGCTATTAGAGGTACAGAAAGATTAGATGATTACTTCTTTAACTTACTAGCATTCCCCAATTCAGAAGCAATTCACTCCGGTTTTAATCTTTATGTTAAAAGTTTTTGGCAACAATTACAAGACTTTATCCAAAGAGAAGAAAACGCCAACAAAAATATTTTCGTAACTGGACATAGTTTAGGCGGTGCTGCGGCTACATTAATTACTAAACGAATTAGTGAAAGCGAATTAAAACCAATTGCACCTTATACATTAGAAACCTATACATTTGGCGCACCACCAGTTAGTACAATCGAATTAATTCTGGATACTCCCATCTATAGATTTAGAAATATGGGTGATTTCATTCCTGATTTACCGAAAATCATCACTGTTTTATTAAATAAAATCCCAGGAATCAAACAAGTAATTATTAATTGGAAACCAGAACTATTAAAAACACTGGCTGATTATTCTCATGTGGGTAATGAATATTGTCTTAATAAAAAATATGAACTGATTGAACAAACCGAAGCTAACTTACCTAATCTTAAATTGATTTTGCAAATTTCCAGTTTATTAGCTTCACAATTAAAATCACCATCTCAAGCAGATGTTAATAAATTTCGGTTGTTAATAAACACCTTAATTAAAACATCATTAGAAGAACATCACGCCATTAAATATATAGAAAGAATCAATTTTGGGAAACTTCCATCTTATATTTCTAATTTGCATGATGATGAGGAGTAA
- a CDS encoding PhoH family protein, whose protein sequence is MADDSIIQLPSMSSAIALAGYGEANIKFLSQQTGANLVLRGQELLISGTPKQVELAKRLVRSLENLWSKGNNISSADILTARQALDTNTEDQLQDLQRDILAKTRRGFEIRAKTFHQRQYIDALRRRDLTFCIGPAGTGKTYLAVVMAVQALLSNQFERLILTRPAVEAGEKLGFLPGDLQQKVNPYLRPLYDAINEFIDPEKVPNLIEREIIEVAPLAYMRGRTLNNAFIIVDEAQNTTPAQMKMVLTRLGFNSRMVITGDITQTDLPPHQKSGLDVALQILRNVEGIAICEFSQKDVVRHPLVQRIVAAYEKYET, encoded by the coding sequence ATGGCAGATGATTCCATAATTCAACTGCCTAGTATGTCCAGTGCGATCGCTCTAGCTGGTTATGGTGAGGCAAATATCAAGTTTTTATCACAACAAACAGGGGCTAACTTAGTCCTCCGGGGGCAAGAATTATTAATTTCGGGAACACCCAAACAGGTAGAATTAGCAAAGCGATTAGTGCGATCGCTCGAAAATTTGTGGAGTAAAGGTAATAATATCTCTAGCGCCGATATTCTCACAGCCCGTCAAGCCCTCGATACAAATACAGAAGACCAACTCCAAGACCTACAACGGGATATCCTCGCCAAAACTCGCCGGGGTTTTGAAATTCGCGCTAAAACCTTTCACCAACGCCAATATATAGACGCACTTCGTAGACGTGATTTAACCTTTTGTATTGGTCCTGCGGGAACAGGGAAAACCTATCTCGCTGTAGTTATGGCAGTCCAAGCCCTACTCAGTAATCAATTTGAACGGCTGATTTTAACCCGTCCCGCAGTCGAAGCAGGAGAAAAACTCGGCTTTTTACCAGGAGACCTACAGCAAAAAGTCAACCCCTATTTACGTCCTCTTTATGATGCCATTAATGAATTCATAGACCCCGAAAAAGTCCCCAACCTAATCGAACGGGAAATCATCGAAGTCGCACCACTAGCTTATATGCGGGGACGGACATTAAATAACGCCTTTATCATCGTTGACGAAGCCCAGAATACCACACCGGCGCAAATGAAAATGGTTTTAACCCGATTGGGTTTTAACTCCCGCATGGTAATCACAGGTGACATCACCCAAACCGATTTACCACCCCATCAAAAATCAGGTTTAGATGTAGCCTTACAGATTCTCAGAAATGTGGAAGGAATCGCCATTTGCGAATTTTCTCAAAAAGACGTTGTTCGTCATCCCTTAGTGCAGCGGATTGTTGCTGCCTATGAAAAATACGAAACGTAG
- a CDS encoding DUF5615 family PIN-like protein, which translates to MPIALYMDVHVPQAITSQLCRRGVDALTAFDDETQELPDDKLLERVTELKRVLFTQDIRFRVLAETWQIEGKQFSGLIFGHQLGGTIGQFVKDLEFIAQASEIDEWMNVVEYVPFK; encoded by the coding sequence ATGCCTATTGCTTTATATATGGATGTTCATGTGCCTCAAGCTATTACATCACAATTGTGCCGTCGTGGTGTAGATGCATTAACTGCCTTTGATGATGAAACCCAAGAACTTCCTGATGATAAATTATTAGAAAGAGTGACTGAACTAAAACGAGTCCTGTTTACTCAAGATATCCGTTTTCGCGTATTAGCTGAAACTTGGCAAATAGAAGGAAAACAATTTTCAGGATTAATTTTTGGACATCAATTAGGTGGCACAATTGGTCAATTTGTTAAAGATTTAGAATTTATTGCTCAGGCTTCTGAAATTGACGAATGGATGAATGTAGTTGAATATGTTCCTTTCAAATAA
- a CDS encoding Uma2 family endonuclease: protein MVQQLIPPEIKPEIKPEIIYPDSDGNPMSDNTKQYEWIVKIKENLEILFAPNNDVFIAGDLLWYPVEGSVKTRQAPDVMVVFGRPKGDRGSYKQWQENNIPPQVVFEILSPGNSTKEMAKKILFYQRYGVEEYYIYNPDTIELTGFILEQECLEAIEDINNWVSPRLDIRFKLTADNLEIYYPHGAKFLTSVELNQRVEQEQQRADQEQQRADQEKQRADQEKQRAEQEYKNYQDLLAKLAAKGIDINNL from the coding sequence ATGGTACAGCAACTTATACCACCAGAAATCAAACCAGAAATCAAACCAGAAATCATCTACCCTGATAGTGATGGCAACCCTATGTCTGATAATACTAAACAATATGAATGGATTGTTAAAATTAAGGAAAATTTAGAAATATTATTCGCCCCAAACAATGATGTATTTATAGCTGGTGATTTACTTTGGTATCCTGTAGAAGGAAGTGTAAAAACCCGACAAGCACCTGATGTCATGGTAGTGTTTGGAAGACCCAAAGGTGATAGAGGTTCTTATAAACAATGGCAAGAAAATAATATTCCTCCCCAAGTGGTATTTGAAATCCTATCTCCGGGAAATAGCACCAAAGAAATGGCCAAAAAAATCCTCTTTTATCAGCGTTATGGGGTAGAAGAGTATTATATATACAATCCAGACACAATTGAATTAACAGGATTTATTCTTGAACAAGAATGTTTAGAGGCAATTGAGGATATTAATAATTGGGTCAGCCCGCGTTTAGACATACGTTTTAAACTCACAGCAGATAACTTAGAAATTTATTATCCTCATGGCGCTAAGTTTCTCACATCTGTGGAATTAAATCAACGTGTCGAACAAGAACAACAACGTGCCGACCAGGAACAACAACGTGCCGACCAAGAAAAACAACGTGCTGACCAAGAAAAACAACGTGCTGAACAAGAATACAAAAATTATCAAGACCTATTAGCAAAATTAGCAGCTAAAGGTATTGATATCAATAATCTGTGA
- a CDS encoding tetratricopeptide repeat protein, giving the protein MTNDHQQNNQNKIVSSNQKLTRYSSELLKRGLDLAKSIEQETITPDDWRLKGNDLFRNGAYEEALICYEKALELNPNYSLAWNNRGSVFGMLKRYEEALLPYDKALEIQPNNDMVWKNKAKILGSNLNRYEEAIYSYEQVLKINPNDAESWWLKGADLAEIGHYEDAIKSYDKALEINPDSCEVWLIRGNQLNDLGRYEEALTSYGKILEIQPNEKHEFVACAWQMRGVILDELDRHEEALFNYEKALNFRPNEYILWFACGNKLYALGRHEEALSSYDKALEIKPDHGISWYNKGQILIEIELYEDAIDCYDQALLFTTDNPMIWNNRGYILEKLGHFEEALNSYDKALEIESNFELSINNRKRLLNKDRESVIS; this is encoded by the coding sequence ATGACCAACGATCATCAACAAAATAACCAAAACAAGATTGTATCTAGTAATCAAAAGCTCACTAGATATTCATCTGAATTATTAAAAAGAGGATTAGATTTAGCTAAGTCAATTGAGCAAGAAACAATTACTCCTGATGATTGGAGGTTAAAAGGTAATGATTTATTTAGGAATGGGGCTTATGAAGAAGCACTTATTTGTTATGAGAAAGCATTAGAACTAAATCCAAATTACTCTTTAGCTTGGAATAATCGAGGTAGTGTTTTTGGTATGTTAAAACGCTACGAAGAAGCTCTTCTTCCTTATGATAAAGCATTGGAAATTCAGCCAAATAACGATATGGTTTGGAAAAATAAAGCAAAAATTCTAGGTAGTAATTTAAATCGCTATGAAGAAGCAATTTATAGTTATGAACAAGTTTTAAAAATTAACCCAAACGATGCCGAATCTTGGTGGTTAAAAGGTGCTGATTTAGCAGAAATAGGTCATTATGAGGATGCTATCAAAAGTTATGACAAAGCTTTAGAAATCAACCCTGATTCCTGTGAGGTATGGCTAATTCGCGGAAATCAGCTAAATGATCTGGGTAGATATGAAGAGGCACTTACAAGCTATGGTAAAATATTAGAAATTCAGCCTAATGAAAAACATGAATTTGTTGCTTGTGCTTGGCAAATGCGAGGTGTAATATTAGATGAATTAGATCGTCATGAAGAAGCACTTTTTAATTATGAAAAAGCTCTTAACTTCAGACCTAATGAATATATTCTTTGGTTTGCGTGTGGAAATAAATTATATGCTTTAGGTCGTCATGAAGAAGCACTTAGCTCCTATGATAAAGCATTAGAAATTAAGCCAGATCATGGAATATCATGGTATAACAAAGGACAAATACTAATTGAAATAGAACTGTATGAAGATGCAATTGATTGTTATGATCAAGCTTTACTATTTACAACTGATAATCCAATGATTTGGAATAACAGAGGTTATATACTAGAGAAGTTGGGGCATTTTGAAGAAGCACTCAATAGCTATGACAAAGCTTTAGAAATTGAATCTAACTTTGAGTTGTCTATTAATAATCGTAAAAGGCTTTTAAATAAGGATAGAGAATCCGTAATATCTTAA
- a CDS encoding type II toxin-antitoxin system VapC family toxin, translating into MNKQYRIYLDVCCLNRPFDDQTQWRIRLETEAILEIINHCLSGKWQLVSSTALELEIARTPDINRREQVQKVLTIAHDKILVTEEITRRAIELTTFNIKKFDAFHLACAENNADIFLTTDSRLLSKSLSYKDNINIIVANPMIWLAEATNNIVQGGENDPN; encoded by the coding sequence ATGAATAAACAATATAGAATATATTTAGATGTTTGTTGCCTTAATCGTCCTTTTGACGACCAAACTCAATGGCGAATTAGGCTAGAAACTGAAGCAATTTTAGAAATTATCAATCATTGTCTATCTGGAAAATGGCAATTAGTCAGTAGCACAGCTTTAGAATTAGAAATCGCCAGAACTCCAGATATAAACAGGAGAGAACAAGTACAGAAAGTCTTAACAATAGCTCATGATAAGATTTTAGTCACAGAAGAAATTACTCGACGAGCAATAGAATTAACAACCTTTAACATTAAAAAATTTGATGCTTTTCATCTGGCTTGTGCTGAAAATAACGCTGATATTTTCTTGACCACTGATAGTCGTCTATTGTCAAAATCATTAAGCTATAAGGATAATATAAATATAATAGTTGCTAATCCAATGATCTGGTTGGCAGAAGCTACTAATAATATTGTACAAGGAGGAGAAAATGACCCCAATTGA
- a CDS encoding ChuX/HutX family heme-like substrate-binding protein, which produces MSTTLKEFLEACETLGTLRLIVTSSAAVLEARGKIEKLFYAELPKGKYANMHTEGFEFHLNMDMIQKVKFETGEAKRGNFTTYAIRFLDPEEKPALSLFLQWGKPGEYEPGQVEAWQLLKEKYGETWQPLALEAL; this is translated from the coding sequence ATGAGTACAACATTGAAAGAATTTTTGGAAGCTTGTGAAACCTTGGGAACTTTGCGCTTAATTGTCACCAGTAGCGCCGCTGTTTTAGAAGCTAGAGGAAAAATAGAAAAGCTATTTTACGCCGAATTACCAAAAGGTAAATATGCGAATATGCACACCGAAGGCTTTGAATTTCATTTGAATATGGATATGATTCAAAAAGTGAAATTTGAAACAGGTGAAGCCAAAAGAGGAAATTTTACAACCTATGCGATTCGGTTTTTAGATCCAGAAGAAAAACCTGCATTAAGCCTCTTTTTACAATGGGGTAAACCCGGAGAATACGAACCAGGACAAGTAGAAGCTTGGCAACTTTTAAAGGAAAAATATGGAGAAACCTGGCAACCTTTAGCACTAGAAGCCTTGTAA
- a CDS encoding DUF6816 family protein, protein MLMKIIVSFCLMLLLLLGNNEAQAGELAEHLAKFPQWEKLTSVKPAKGDLVYPDWIAGTWKVTSTLVDLAAPLAPDIVTPGFEGNRSQLNQPISFLVKFIKVKPTNSGFKIFGNFQNQASILVADREFNSLNLSRAYLGDEAVLSSKVDPQSPNRQITFLRGERQLISIISDRATEITADNQFITTEVFQQLFKGSSRPYLNTVESTTAYQKLSTPSPAITADQVTAVYLSPQDPDYFTAGSRPVALYRYRLEFVPAS, encoded by the coding sequence ATGTTGATGAAAATAATTGTTAGTTTTTGCTTAATGCTTTTATTATTGTTAGGAAATAACGAAGCACAAGCTGGAGAATTAGCAGAACATTTAGCCAAATTCCCCCAATGGGAAAAATTAACATCAGTCAAACCAGCCAAAGGAGATTTAGTTTACCCTGACTGGATAGCTGGGACTTGGAAAGTTACCAGCACATTAGTAGATTTAGCCGCACCTTTAGCACCGGATATAGTGACACCAGGCTTTGAAGGTAATCGCAGTCAATTAAATCAACCAATTAGTTTTTTAGTGAAATTCATTAAAGTTAAACCAACTAATTCTGGGTTTAAAATTTTTGGTAACTTTCAAAATCAAGCATCAATATTAGTAGCAGATAGAGAATTTAATAGTTTAAATTTATCCAGAGCTTATTTAGGCGATGAGGCTGTACTATCATCCAAAGTAGATCCTCAATCTCCCAATCGGCAAATTACATTTTTGCGGGGTGAACGGCAATTAATTTCCATTATCAGCGATCGCGCCACCGAAATAACAGCAGATAATCAATTCATCACCACAGAAGTTTTCCAACAATTATTTAAAGGCAGTTCTCGTCCATATTTGAATACTGTAGAGTCAACCACAGCCTATCAAAAACTCTCCACACCCTCTCCAGCCATTACCGCAGATCAAGTAACCGCCGTCTACCTTTCACCCCAAGATCCCGATTATTTTACCGCAGGTTCTCGACCAGTGGCATTATATCGGTATCGCCTAGAATTTGTCCCCGCAAGCTGA
- a CDS encoding KH domain-containing protein, giving the protein MKSLTTNPNYVGLVKFLVQPFLESPESLSVDCEMSQTLKRAWVRIAFNSIDKEKVFGRGGRNIQAIRTVISAAAELAGQSVYLDIYGGSSHSRDSMSFDEDQEERILPPKSKERESNIPKPVVKPRLR; this is encoded by the coding sequence ATTAAATCCCTAACAACCAATCCCAATTATGTGGGGCTGGTGAAGTTTCTTGTGCAACCGTTTTTAGAATCTCCAGAATCTTTAAGCGTTGATTGTGAAATGTCTCAAACCCTCAAGCGGGCTTGGGTTCGCATTGCTTTTAACAGCATAGATAAAGAAAAAGTGTTTGGTCGGGGGGGACGAAATATCCAGGCAATTCGCACTGTAATTTCCGCAGCAGCAGAACTAGCTGGGCAATCAGTATACCTGGATATTTACGGCGGCAGTTCCCACAGTCGAGATAGTATGTCTTTTGATGAAGACCAGGAAGAGCGGATACTACCACCCAAGTCGAAAGAAAGAGAGAGCAATATTCCCAAACCTGTTGTTAAACCACGTTTACGCTAG